One genomic segment of Vulgatibacter sp. includes these proteins:
- a CDS encoding dienelactone hydrolase family protein, whose protein sequence is MHEEWVEYRDGDRICEGFFAWEPVAGKRPCVIVCHAWGGQGDTEREKARELARLGYVGFAIDVYGKGRRGDPLQGNERLMQPWLDDRAALRRALLAGLDCAARHQQVDERRVAALGYCFGGLCALDLARAAPAGLRAVVTFHAVLTPPRLGAQPPIDASVLVLHGFEDPVAPAADVLALARELTAAGADWQVHVHGHAMHAFSFPGANLPHLGIRYDANAASRSAAAADDFLRAALAG, encoded by the coding sequence ATGCACGAGGAATGGGTCGAATACCGGGACGGCGATCGCATCTGCGAGGGCTTCTTCGCCTGGGAGCCCGTGGCCGGGAAGCGCCCGTGCGTGATCGTCTGTCACGCCTGGGGCGGACAGGGCGACACCGAGCGCGAGAAGGCCCGGGAGCTGGCACGCCTGGGCTACGTCGGCTTCGCGATCGACGTCTACGGCAAGGGGCGCCGGGGCGATCCGCTGCAGGGCAACGAGCGTCTGATGCAGCCCTGGCTCGACGACCGTGCGGCGCTGCGCCGCGCGCTGCTCGCGGGCCTGGACTGCGCGGCGCGCCACCAGCAGGTGGACGAGCGGCGCGTCGCCGCCCTCGGCTATTGCTTCGGCGGGCTCTGTGCCCTCGACCTCGCCCGGGCGGCACCCGCCGGCCTGCGGGCGGTGGTGACCTTCCACGCGGTGCTCACCCCGCCGCGTCTCGGGGCCCAGCCGCCGATCGATGCGAGCGTGCTCGTGCTCCACGGCTTCGAGGATCCCGTCGCGCCGGCAGCGGACGTGCTCGCGCTGGCCCGTGAGCTCACCGCAGCCGGTGCCGACTGGCAGGTCCACGTGCACGGCCACGCGATGCACGCCTTCAGCTTCCCCGGCGCCAACCTGCCTCACCTCGGCATCCGATACGACGCCAACGCCGCGAGCCGCTCGGCAGCCGCGGCGGATGATTTCCTCCGCGCCGCACTCGCGGGGTAG
- a CDS encoding TetR/AcrR family transcriptional regulator: MGRPKMASDAEVLERAFPVIAREGFDSFTLAQVRRATGLSPAALIKRFGTKKRLAVLARDQGWRRLLAAFDTERTAARGLAGIDALVRAIARSVDSLRLDEHLRRLSEDAAHPTLRRSAGRFFARTREALRTFVAEAVESGELVGEVDAAELAGQLEAMIQGAIFQYGFVETDDGIETWLRRRIHGLLAPHRGPVERW, from the coding sequence ATGGGCCGACCGAAAATGGCGAGCGATGCCGAGGTATTGGAGCGGGCCTTCCCCGTGATCGCGCGGGAGGGCTTCGACTCGTTCACCCTGGCGCAGGTCCGGCGGGCCACCGGGCTCTCCCCGGCGGCGCTGATCAAACGCTTCGGGACGAAGAAGCGCCTCGCGGTGCTGGCGCGCGACCAGGGATGGCGCAGGCTCCTCGCCGCCTTCGACACCGAGCGCACCGCGGCGCGTGGCCTCGCCGGCATCGACGCGCTGGTCCGCGCGATCGCACGGAGCGTCGATTCGCTGCGGCTCGACGAGCACCTGCGCCGGCTCTCCGAGGATGCGGCGCACCCGACGCTCCGTCGCTCCGCCGGGCGCTTCTTCGCGCGGACGCGGGAAGCGCTGCGGACCTTCGTTGCCGAGGCGGTGGAGAGCGGCGAGCTGGTGGGCGAGGTGGATGCGGCGGAGCTCGCCGGCCAGCTCGAGGCGATGATCCAGGGGGCGATCTTCCAATACGGCTTCGTGGAGACGGACGACGGCATCGAGACCTGGCTGCGGCGGCGGATCCACGGCCTGTTGGCGCCGCACCGAGGCCCCGTCGAGCGGTGGTGA